A window from Variovorax sp. PBL-E5 encodes these proteins:
- a CDS encoding TetR/AcrR family transcriptional regulator — MSTRRSTATTAVPTEGDQRAARNAILAAARAEFAAKGLAGARVNEIAARAGANKQLIYYYFGSKEDLYRAALEEVYTEIRSLEKELKLGDMQPAEAMAALIGFSFDYLARHPDFIGLLNHENAHGAMHVRDSRAIRETNSPLIELIAQTLQRGIAAKVFRRGIDPVEFYISVAGMSYFFFSNRLTLSSIFARDLGEGKAVDRYRRHVVAFAMAGLRP; from the coding sequence ATGTCCACCCGCCGATCCACCGCAACCACCGCTGTCCCGACCGAGGGCGACCAGCGCGCTGCGCGCAACGCGATCCTCGCCGCGGCGCGCGCCGAGTTCGCGGCCAAGGGCCTGGCGGGCGCGCGCGTCAACGAGATCGCCGCGCGCGCGGGCGCCAACAAGCAGCTGATCTACTACTACTTCGGCAGCAAGGAAGACCTGTACCGCGCGGCGCTGGAAGAGGTCTACACCGAGATCCGATCGCTCGAGAAGGAACTCAAGCTCGGCGACATGCAGCCGGCCGAGGCAATGGCGGCGCTGATCGGCTTTTCTTTCGACTACCTGGCGCGGCATCCGGATTTCATCGGACTGTTGAATCATGAGAACGCGCACGGCGCGATGCATGTGCGCGACTCGCGCGCGATCCGGGAGACCAACTCGCCGTTGATCGAATTGATTGCGCAGACGCTGCAGCGCGGGATTGCGGCGAAGGTGTTTCGGCGCGGAATCGATCCGGTGGAGTTCTATATCTCCGTTGCCGGCATGTCGTACTTCTTCTTCTCCAATCGGCTCACGCTGTCGTCGATCTTCGCGCGGGATCTGGGGGAGGGGAAGGCTGTCGATCGCTATCGGCGGCATGTGGTGGCGTTTGCGATGGCGGGGTTGCGCCCTTGA
- a CDS encoding enoyl-CoA hydratase/isomerase family protein, which produces MQHQHITTRLEGRVGIITLDRPACLNAWNREMRAEIMEALRAFDQDDSVGAVIMTGAGERAFSAGQDLNEAHDFDADRAEAWIREWEAYYGILRSLSKPIVMALNGVAAGSAFQVALLGDIRVGHPGVTMGQPEINSGIASITGPWIMKEILGMSRTVELTLTGRMMDADEAARIGLLHHVVPADQVMAKSLAIASELAAKAPLAMRLDRAWFAEMTQDAFERTIDAAIRAHRTSYASGEPAQKMREFMAKRGHQL; this is translated from the coding sequence ATGCAACATCAACACATCACCACCCGCCTCGAAGGTCGCGTGGGCATCATCACGCTCGACCGCCCGGCCTGCCTCAACGCGTGGAACCGCGAAATGCGCGCCGAGATCATGGAGGCGCTGCGCGCCTTCGATCAGGATGACTCGGTCGGTGCCGTCATCATGACCGGCGCCGGCGAGCGCGCCTTCTCGGCCGGGCAGGACTTGAACGAGGCGCACGATTTCGACGCCGATCGCGCCGAAGCCTGGATCCGCGAATGGGAGGCCTACTACGGCATCCTCCGATCGTTGTCGAAGCCGATCGTGATGGCGTTGAATGGCGTGGCCGCCGGCTCGGCCTTTCAGGTGGCGCTGCTCGGCGATATCCGCGTCGGCCATCCGGGTGTGACGATGGGGCAGCCCGAGATCAACAGCGGCATCGCCAGCATCACCGGCCCGTGGATCATGAAAGAGATCCTGGGCATGTCGCGCACCGTCGAACTCACGCTCACGGGACGGATGATGGACGCGGACGAAGCCGCACGCATCGGCTTGCTTCACCATGTCGTGCCGGCGGACCAGGTCATGGCGAAGTCGCTTGCCATTGCGAGCGAACTGGCCGCCAAGGCACCCCTGGCCATGCGGCTCGACCGCGCCTGGTTCGCGGAGATGACGCAGGACGCGTTCGAACGCACCATCGACGCCGCGATCCGCGCGCATCGCACGTCCTATGCGTCCGGCGAGCCTGCGCAGAAGATGCGCGAGTTCATGGCGAAGCGCGGTCATCAGCTCTGA
- a CDS encoding NAD-dependent succinate-semialdehyde dehydrogenase yields MTSPDLLRLFIAGEWTQASDGATLDVHDPADSQCVARVACATRSDVERAVASAVRGFARWQATPARERSAMLDAAAERLQQRADDVARLITREQGKPLAEAHSEIRGSIEVIRWFAEEGRRVYGRVIAPRHAHTVQMAVREPVGPVAAFTPWNYPVSQAVRKVAAALAAGCSVILKGAEEAPSSVVALVEAFIDAGLPPDVLNLLFGRPADISAFLIPHPSMRAVTFTGSTAVGKQLAALAGAHMKRVTMELGGHAPAIVCADADVDHAARMLAEHKFHNAGQSCIAPTRILVEAAVFDAFCARFVEKTNSLRVGRGTDEGVTMGPLANARRVTAMRRLTDDALLVGARLLCGGEQLPGTGAFWQPTVLANVPAGAAAMNEEPFGPLALVNRFDTLDDAVAEANRLPYGLAAYAFTRSQRKASELGSRIAAGMVTINEYGLAYAEVPFNGIKDSGFGSEGGTEALESFLNTKFISHRQL; encoded by the coding sequence ATGACATCTCCCGATCTTCTTCGACTCTTCATCGCCGGTGAATGGACGCAAGCCAGCGACGGCGCGACGCTCGACGTTCACGATCCTGCGGACAGTCAATGTGTCGCACGTGTGGCTTGCGCGACGCGATCGGACGTTGAGCGCGCGGTGGCTTCGGCAGTGCGCGGCTTCGCGCGCTGGCAGGCCACGCCTGCGCGAGAGCGCTCGGCCATGCTCGACGCCGCGGCGGAACGCCTGCAGCAACGCGCCGACGACGTGGCGCGCCTCATCACGCGCGAGCAGGGCAAGCCGCTCGCCGAGGCGCATTCTGAAATCCGCGGGTCGATCGAAGTGATCCGATGGTTTGCCGAAGAAGGCCGGCGCGTCTACGGCCGCGTGATTGCGCCGCGTCACGCGCACACCGTGCAGATGGCAGTGCGCGAGCCGGTCGGTCCCGTCGCGGCCTTCACGCCCTGGAACTACCCCGTCTCGCAGGCGGTGCGCAAGGTGGCCGCTGCGCTGGCCGCCGGATGCTCGGTGATCCTCAAGGGCGCCGAGGAAGCGCCGTCCTCGGTCGTCGCGCTGGTCGAAGCATTCATCGACGCCGGCCTGCCGCCGGACGTGCTGAACCTGCTCTTCGGCCGGCCCGCCGACATCTCGGCGTTCCTGATTCCGCATCCGTCGATGCGCGCCGTGACCTTCACCGGATCGACCGCCGTCGGCAAGCAGCTGGCCGCGTTGGCCGGCGCGCACATGAAGCGCGTCACGATGGAACTCGGCGGCCATGCGCCGGCCATCGTCTGTGCGGATGCCGATGTCGACCATGCGGCGCGGATGCTTGCCGAGCACAAGTTCCACAACGCAGGCCAGAGCTGCATCGCGCCGACACGCATTCTCGTCGAGGCCGCCGTGTTCGATGCGTTCTGTGCGCGCTTCGTCGAAAAGACGAACTCGCTGCGCGTCGGCCGCGGAACGGACGAGGGCGTGACAATGGGCCCGCTCGCCAACGCACGCCGCGTGACGGCCATGCGGCGACTCACCGACGACGCCCTGTTGGTCGGCGCGCGCCTGCTGTGCGGCGGGGAGCAACTGCCGGGCACCGGTGCGTTCTGGCAGCCGACCGTGCTGGCGAATGTGCCGGCCGGCGCCGCGGCCATGAACGAAGAGCCCTTCGGTCCGCTCGCGCTGGTCAATCGATTCGACACGCTCGACGATGCCGTCGCCGAGGCCAATCGTCTGCCTTATGGACTTGCGGCCTATGCCTTCACGCGTTCGCAGCGCAAGGCTTCGGAGCTGGGCTCACGCATCGCGGCAGGCATGGTGACCATCAACGAGTACGGCCTCGCCTATGCCGAGGTGCCGTTCAACGGCATCAAGGATTCGGGCTTCGGATCCGAAGGCGGCACCGAGGCGCTCGAAAGTTTCCTGAATACCAAGTTCATCTCCCACCGACAGCTCTGA